The Diabrotica undecimpunctata isolate CICGRU chromosome 3, icDiaUnde3, whole genome shotgun sequence genome includes the window AAATCCTGCCTGTACATCTGTTGGTGTAATTGCTTAAGGTTATGCTGTTTTCACTATACTTGGGATGTCATAAATTAAAACTACTTTACCAGGATGAGATTTCATCTTTCCATACACGGCATCGTTGAAAAACTTCTTAGGTGGACCAAAAATGGAAACGTCCAGTGGTTGAAGTCTATTTGTTGTGTGGGGAGGGAACGATAACAGAGTAATGCCGTGCTTTTTACAATAGTCAAGGACTTCGATATAAAGATGAGCACTGTAGTTGTCAAACAAAACCAAAACCGGTGACTCTTTTGAGCAccttactttttttaaaaaatgtttcataAAAAACAACAAGTCTGGGCCTGTTATCCAGCCACTTGGGTTAGCATTGCCGCAACCATCTATTAGATAATCACGTACAAAGTGCTCCTTGTAAAACTTACGTAGAGAAGTGAATATGGGAGGAACTGGGTTACCCTCTGCATTATTAGCAAGAATCATAGTAACATGGGTCCTTCTCTCAGCTAAAGTAATACCACTCTTTTCTCGCCTTTTTACGCTATGATTTTTACCGGTTTTTGCACAGTCCCAGTCCCTGTCTCGTCTATATTCTAAATATCATTAGCTGTAAAATGGTTTTGACTTAATATGAATTCTAGGTTTTTACTATACGCCATTTTACATAATGCCACTCGCATCGATCTCGACACATCTTATAGAAACCAAACTATCTGTCGTACCTGTGTTGGGAGCATGCGCTGACAAATTCTCAACTTTTAGAAAATTACGAAGGTCCTAGGTTTACAGGCTGGCTCTGGCTCTATACACCGATTCATAGGATCTAATTTGTTTGTGGGTTATCATTTTTAAACAACGATCTAGTGTCTAAAAACGAGAA containing:
- the LOC140435724 gene encoding uncharacterized protein, producing MILANNAEGNPVPPIFTSLRKFYKEHFVRDYLIDGCGNANPSGWITGPDLLFFMKHFLKKVRCSKESPVLVLFDNYSAHLYIEVLDYCKKHGITLLSFPPHTTNRLQPLDVSIFGPPKKFFNDAVYGKMKSHPGKVVLIYDIPSIVKTA